The proteins below are encoded in one region of Bacillus alveayuensis:
- a CDS encoding regulator of sigma E protease (product_source=KO:K11749; cath_funfam=2.30.42.10; cog=COG0750; ko=KO:K11749; pfam=PF02163; smart=SM00228; superfamily=50156; tigrfam=TIGR00054; transmembrane_helix_parts=Outside_1_3,TMhelix_4_26,Inside_27_169,TMhelix_170_192,Outside_193_390,TMhelix_391_410,Inside_411_420) has product MNTVIAFVLIFGALVFFHELGHLIFAKRAGILCREFAIGFGPKVFSFKKNETVYTIRLLPIGGFVRMAGEDPEVIEVKAGYYVGLLFDDNGHVNKIILNNKDKYPEAKVIEVEHADLEHEMFITGYEQGEETLERFEVSKTSFFVVDGEEIQIAPYDRQFSSKTLGQRTLAIVAGPLMNFLLAFVVLFALGFIQGAPINEPVLGELTPDGSALEAGLKEGDIVKSISGQPVDEWTDVVQIVRENPGKELSFVIDRNGETLKYAVTPEPRKVGEETIGLIGVYSPVEKTMLSSIKFGAVETFQWTKEILLSIGKLITGQFSIDMLSGPVGIYDMTGKIAQTGITNLLNWTALLSINLGIMNLLPIPALDGGRLLFLAIEAVRGKPIDRQKEGIVHFIGFALLMLLMLVVTWNDIQRFFFNG; this is encoded by the coding sequence GTGAATACAGTAATAGCGTTTGTTTTAATTTTTGGCGCTCTCGTATTTTTTCATGAACTTGGTCATTTAATCTTTGCCAAAAGAGCAGGAATATTATGTCGGGAATTTGCAATTGGCTTTGGCCCGAAAGTATTTTCATTTAAGAAAAATGAAACGGTCTATACGATTCGATTATTGCCGATTGGCGGATTTGTTCGAATGGCTGGAGAAGATCCAGAAGTAATAGAGGTCAAAGCAGGTTATTATGTTGGATTACTTTTTGATGATAATGGTCATGTCAACAAAATTATTTTAAATAATAAAGATAAATATCCCGAAGCGAAAGTAATAGAGGTTGAACATGCTGATCTAGAACATGAGATGTTCATCACAGGTTATGAACAAGGAGAAGAAACGTTAGAGCGATTTGAAGTAAGCAAAACTTCATTTTTTGTTGTAGATGGTGAAGAAATCCAAATTGCACCATATGATCGACAATTTTCATCGAAAACATTAGGGCAACGTACCTTAGCCATCGTCGCTGGGCCGCTAATGAACTTTTTATTAGCCTTTGTCGTATTATTTGCACTAGGTTTTATTCAAGGTGCTCCTATAAATGAACCGGTATTAGGAGAATTAACGCCTGACGGATCAGCGCTTGAAGCCGGTCTAAAAGAAGGGGACATTGTGAAATCTATTTCTGGTCAGCCTGTAGATGAATGGACAGACGTCGTTCAAATCGTTCGCGAAAATCCAGGAAAAGAGCTTTCATTTGTGATTGATCGAAATGGTGAAACGTTAAAATATGCTGTGACACCTGAACCTCGAAAAGTTGGTGAAGAGACGATTGGTTTAATTGGCGTATATAGCCCAGTAGAAAAAACGATGCTCTCATCAATTAAATTTGGAGCAGTCGAAACCTTCCAATGGACGAAAGAAATTTTACTAAGCATAGGAAAGCTTATTACAGGTCAATTTTCAATTGATATGTTGTCAGGTCCTGTAGGCATATATGATATGACAGGAAAAATTGCTCAAACAGGAATCACGAATCTTTTAAATTGGACGGCTCTTTTAAGTATTAACTTAGGGATCATGAACTTGCTTCCGATACCAGCGCTAGATGGGGGACGGCTTTTATTTTTAGCCATAGAAGCTGTAAGAGGAAAGCCGATTGACCGTCAAAAAGAAGGAATTGTCCACTTTATCGGCTTTGCCTTATTAATGCTATTGATGCTTGTTGTTACATGGAATGATATTCAGCGATTTTTCTTTAATGGTTAA
- a CDS encoding prolyl-tRNA synthetase (product_source=KO:K01881; cath_funfam=3.30.930.10,3.40.50.800; cog=COG0442; ko=KO:K01881; pfam=PF00587,PF03129,PF04073; superfamily=52954,55681; tigrfam=TIGR00409) — protein MKQSMSFIPTLREVPADAEVKSHQLLLRAGFIRQTASGVYSYLPLATKVLEKIETIVREEMNRAGAVELIMPALQQAELWQESGRWYSYGPELMRMKDRHERDFALGPTHEEMITSLVRDEIKSYKRLPLTLYQIQTKFRDEKRPRFGLLRGREFIMKDAYSFHSSKESLDETYEKIRNAYINIFTRCGLNFRAVLADSGAMGGKDTHEFMVLSEIGEDTIAYSDSSDFAANIEMAPVVAEYEKSNEEQEELSMVETPNQKTIDDVSAFLNIDKTKCIKSLLFKVDEKYVLVLVRGDHEVNDVKLKNLYEASIVELATEEETKDIIGCVPGYIGPIKMNSEKIEIVADHAISFIVNGVCGANKENAHFKGVNPERDFKVNQYADLRFIQEGDPSPDGKGTIKFAKGIEVGHVFKLGTRYSEAMNATYLDEQGKAQPFIMGCYGIGVSRTLSAIVEQYHDENGIIWPAAVAPFEVHVIPVNIKNDEQRTLADRLYEELTLAGFDVLFDDRQERAGVKFADSDLIGIPVRVVIGKKANEEIVEVKVRKTGESTEVPVSELKDTIQKILQNL, from the coding sequence ATGAAACAGAGTATGTCATTTATTCCAACGCTACGTGAAGTTCCTGCAGATGCAGAGGTGAAAAGTCATCAGCTTTTATTGCGTGCTGGATTTATTCGCCAAACAGCAAGTGGTGTATATAGCTACTTACCTTTAGCAACTAAGGTCCTCGAGAAAATTGAGACGATTGTCCGTGAAGAAATGAATCGTGCCGGAGCAGTGGAACTCATCATGCCAGCTCTTCAGCAAGCAGAATTGTGGCAAGAATCAGGACGGTGGTATTCATACGGGCCTGAGCTTATGAGAATGAAAGACCGTCATGAGAGAGACTTTGCTCTTGGTCCAACACACGAAGAGATGATCACAAGCCTTGTTCGCGATGAAATTAAATCATATAAACGGCTACCGTTAACACTATATCAAATTCAGACGAAATTCCGTGACGAAAAACGACCTCGTTTTGGCTTGCTTCGAGGTCGTGAGTTTATTATGAAAGACGCTTACTCATTTCACTCCTCAAAAGAAAGCTTAGATGAAACATACGAAAAAATTCGAAATGCATATATCAATATATTTACACGCTGCGGCTTAAACTTCCGGGCGGTGTTAGCTGATTCTGGAGCAATGGGTGGAAAAGATACACATGAATTTATGGTGTTATCTGAAATAGGAGAAGATACCATTGCTTATTCGGATTCATCTGATTTTGCCGCTAACATTGAAATGGCGCCTGTAGTAGCGGAGTATGAAAAATCAAATGAAGAGCAAGAAGAGCTATCGATGGTTGAAACACCAAATCAAAAAACAATCGATGATGTTTCAGCATTTTTAAATATTGATAAAACGAAGTGTATTAAATCTTTATTATTTAAAGTCGATGAAAAATATGTGCTAGTCCTTGTTCGTGGAGATCATGAAGTAAATGATGTGAAATTGAAAAACTTATATGAGGCTTCTATTGTCGAACTTGCGACAGAAGAAGAAACGAAAGATATTATTGGTTGTGTACCTGGCTATATTGGTCCAATCAAGATGAATAGTGAAAAAATAGAAATTGTTGCAGATCACGCTATTTCTTTCATCGTGAATGGAGTGTGCGGTGCTAATAAAGAAAATGCCCATTTTAAAGGGGTAAATCCTGAACGAGACTTTAAGGTTAACCAATATGCAGATTTACGCTTTATACAAGAAGGAGATCCGTCTCCAGATGGAAAAGGTACAATTAAGTTTGCAAAAGGAATTGAAGTCGGTCATGTGTTTAAGCTTGGTACCCGTTATAGTGAAGCGATGAATGCGACGTATTTAGATGAACAAGGAAAAGCCCAGCCATTTATTATGGGTTGTTATGGAATTGGCGTTTCCCGCACATTATCAGCTATTGTCGAACAATACCATGATGAAAATGGTATTATATGGCCTGCTGCCGTTGCACCGTTTGAAGTACATGTTATTCCTGTTAATATCAAAAATGATGAACAACGTACTTTAGCAGACCGCTTATATGAAGAGTTAACGTTAGCCGGATTCGATGTTCTTTTTGACGATCGTCAAGAGCGTGCGGGCGTGAAATTTGCTGATTCTGATTTAATTGGAATACCTGTACGAGTCGTCATTGGTAAAAAAGCTAATGAAGAAATTGTCGAAGTGAAAGTGCGTAAAACAGGTGAAAGTACGGAAGTCCCTGTTAGTGAATTAAAAGATACGATTCAAAAAATATTACAAAACTTATAA
- a CDS encoding DNA polymerase-3 subunit alpha (Gram-positive type) (product_source=KO:K03763; cath_funfam=2.40.50.140,3.20.20.140,3.30.420.10; cog=COG2176; ko=KO:K03763; pfam=PF00929,PF02811,PF07733,PF11490,PF14480,PF14579; smart=SM00479,SM00481; superfamily=109998,50249,53098,57783,81585; tigrfam=TIGR01405), which translates to MDDKRTEQKERFRLLLQQLQLTNDEFVQYFQNGAIKKLTVHKQKKSWHFQFLLNDILPFHVYQLFHSRLVNSFSHIANVTFSIEVENPHVNETIIQSYWPACIKEIDGISPPILSLLSNQVPNVQGLKIMINTRNDTESQAIKNKYGTYIRNIYESYGFPSLQIDTQIHISDEEVRKFEEQKQKEDQEKVYQAIAEMDNREKSSKEEEKDEAKGPLVIGYPIKEEEEIRTLDSIMEEERRIVIQGYVFDVETKELKSGRTLCTFKITDYTNSILVKMFAKDKEDVALLHSIRKGMWLKVRGSIQNDTFVRDLVMIANDINEMKPKERMDLAEEGKKRVELHLHSPMSQMDAVTSISKLAEQAKKWGHEAIAITDHAVVQSFPEAYSASKKLGIKIIYGLEANIVDDGVPVAYNESHLLLEDATYVVFDVETTGLSAVYDTIIELAAVKVKNGEIIDRFESFANPHEPLSATTIELTGITDDMVKDAPDVDEVLRQFKEWVANSVLVAHNASFDMGFLNVGYKKLLGEKKANNPVIDTLELARSLYPDLKNHRLNTLCKKFDIELTQHHRAIYDAEATGYLLIKMLKDVQEKGVLYHDEMNEKLGDANAYKRSRPFHAILLAQNDIGLKNLFKLVSLSHIEYFYRVPRIPRSVLNKHREGILVGSGCDKGEVFEGMMQKSPEEVEDIASYYDYLEVHPPEVYSHLIELELVRNEAAIRDIIKNIVKLGEKLDIPVVATGNVHYLNKEDKIYRKILISSQGGANPLNRHTLPDVHFRTTNEMLECFQFLGKEKAEEIVVKNSQYIASLIGNIKPIKDDLYTPKIEGAEEEIRQMSYSKAKSIYGDPLPEIVEARLEKELKSIIGHGFAVIYLISHKLVKKSLDDGYLVGSRGSVGSSFVATMTEITEVNPLPPHYVCPECKHSEFFNDGSVGSGFDLPDKNCPKCGAKYNKDGHDIPFETFLGFKGDKVPDIDLNFSGEYQPRAHNYTKVLFGEDNVYRAGTIGTVAEKTAYGFVKGYANDHNIHMRGAEIDRLVQGCTGVKRTTGQHPGGIIVVPDYMDIYDFSPIQYPADDTSAEWRTTHFDFHSIHDNLLKLDILGHDDPTVIRMLQDLSGIDPKTIPTDDPEVMKIFSGTESLGVTEEQIMCKTGTLGIPEFGTRFVRQMLEDTRPTTFSELVQISGLSHGTDVWLGNAQELIQNGTCTLSEVIGCRDDIMVYLIYQGLEPSLAFKIMEFVRKGKGLQPEWEEEMRKNGVPEWYIESCKKIKYMFPKAHATAYVLMAVRIAYFKVHFPLLYYATYFTVRADDFDIETMIKGSTAIRAKIEEINAKGLDASPKEKSLLTVLEMALEMCERGFLFQKVDLYRSSATEFIIDGDSLIPPFNSIPGLGTNAAVNIVKAREEGEFLSKEDLRERSRISKTILEYLDNHGCLTSLPEQNQLSLF; encoded by the coding sequence ATGGATGATAAACGGACAGAACAAAAGGAACGATTTCGACTCCTACTCCAACAATTACAATTGACAAATGATGAATTTGTTCAATATTTCCAAAACGGAGCGATTAAAAAACTAACGGTTCATAAACAAAAGAAGTCTTGGCATTTTCAATTTTTATTAAATGATATTTTGCCTTTTCATGTATATCAACTGTTTCATAGCCGCTTAGTGAATAGTTTTTCACATATTGCGAATGTAACGTTTTCGATTGAAGTAGAAAATCCACATGTAAATGAAACCATAATTCAATCCTATTGGCCAGCATGTATAAAAGAAATTGATGGTATATCTCCTCCCATTCTTTCTTTGTTATCCAATCAAGTTCCAAATGTACAAGGTTTAAAAATAATGATCAATACTCGTAATGATACAGAATCGCAGGCTATTAAGAATAAATATGGAACTTATATTCGAAACATATATGAATCATATGGGTTTCCTTCCTTGCAAATTGACACACAAATTCATATTTCAGATGAAGAGGTTCGAAAATTTGAGGAACAAAAACAAAAAGAGGATCAAGAAAAAGTGTATCAAGCGATTGCTGAAATGGATAATCGTGAAAAATCGAGCAAAGAAGAGGAGAAAGACGAAGCAAAAGGACCACTGGTCATTGGCTATCCAATTAAAGAGGAAGAAGAAATCCGTACGTTAGATAGCATTATGGAAGAAGAGAGAAGAATTGTTATTCAAGGCTATGTTTTTGATGTTGAAACAAAAGAGCTAAAAAGTGGCCGCACGTTATGCACCTTTAAAATAACGGATTACACGAACTCAATTCTCGTGAAAATGTTTGCCAAAGATAAAGAGGATGTAGCCCTTTTACATTCGATTCGAAAGGGCATGTGGCTAAAGGTTCGTGGCAGCATTCAAAATGATACGTTCGTTCGTGACCTTGTGATGATTGCCAACGATATTAACGAAATGAAACCGAAAGAACGTATGGATCTTGCTGAAGAAGGAAAAAAACGTGTTGAATTACATCTTCATTCCCCAATGAGTCAGATGGATGCTGTGACATCCATTTCCAAGCTCGCTGAACAAGCGAAAAAATGGGGTCATGAAGCGATTGCCATTACGGATCACGCTGTTGTACAGTCATTTCCTGAAGCATATTCCGCTAGTAAAAAGTTAGGCATAAAAATAATTTATGGGCTCGAAGCGAACATTGTTGATGACGGTGTTCCCGTTGCCTATAATGAATCTCATTTATTATTAGAAGATGCGACGTATGTTGTATTTGACGTTGAGACAACAGGTCTTTCTGCTGTGTACGATACGATTATCGAACTTGCTGCCGTAAAGGTAAAAAACGGAGAAATTATCGACCGCTTTGAATCGTTTGCCAATCCACACGAACCGTTATCCGCAACGACCATTGAATTAACAGGAATTACGGATGACATGGTAAAGGATGCACCAGATGTCGATGAAGTTTTACGTCAGTTTAAGGAATGGGTTGCTAACAGTGTTTTAGTTGCTCATAACGCAAGCTTTGATATGGGCTTTTTAAACGTTGGTTATAAAAAATTATTAGGAGAAAAGAAGGCAAACAACCCAGTCATTGATACATTGGAGCTTGCTCGTTCTTTATATCCAGACTTAAAAAACCACCGATTAAATACACTTTGTAAAAAATTTGATATAGAACTAACTCAACATCACCGAGCGATTTATGACGCAGAAGCTACTGGATATTTGCTGATCAAAATGTTAAAAGATGTTCAGGAAAAAGGCGTTTTATATCATGATGAAATGAATGAAAAGCTCGGTGATGCAAATGCGTATAAACGTTCAAGACCATTCCATGCCATATTACTAGCCCAAAACGACATTGGGTTAAAAAACTTATTTAAACTCGTATCTTTATCACATATTGAATATTTTTACCGTGTTCCAAGAATTCCAAGATCGGTTCTTAATAAACATCGGGAAGGAATTTTAGTAGGTTCAGGCTGTGATAAAGGTGAAGTGTTTGAAGGAATGATGCAAAAGTCGCCTGAAGAGGTAGAAGATATTGCTTCCTATTATGATTATTTAGAAGTCCATCCTCCAGAAGTGTACAGTCATTTAATAGAGTTAGAGCTTGTTCGAAATGAAGCAGCGATTCGAGATATTATCAAAAATATTGTTAAATTAGGAGAAAAGTTAGATATCCCTGTCGTTGCGACTGGTAACGTACATTATTTAAATAAGGAAGATAAAATTTATCGGAAAATCTTAATTAGTTCACAAGGTGGGGCTAATCCATTAAATCGTCATACATTACCGGATGTTCACTTTCGAACAACAAATGAAATGCTTGAATGCTTTCAATTCTTAGGGAAAGAAAAAGCAGAAGAAATCGTAGTGAAAAACTCACAATATATTGCTTCATTAATTGGAAATATCAAACCAATAAAAGATGATTTATATACGCCTAAAATTGAAGGGGCAGAAGAGGAAATTCGTCAAATGAGTTATAGCAAAGCGAAAAGTATTTACGGAGATCCTCTTCCAGAAATTGTAGAAGCGCGTCTCGAAAAGGAATTGAAAAGTATTATTGGGCATGGGTTTGCTGTTATTTATTTAATTTCTCACAAACTAGTAAAAAAATCGCTCGATGACGGTTATCTTGTTGGATCGCGTGGTTCCGTTGGATCTTCTTTTGTGGCAACGATGACGGAAATTACGGAAGTAAATCCGCTTCCTCCACATTATGTTTGTCCGGAATGTAAGCACTCTGAATTTTTTAATGATGGGTCGGTCGGCTCAGGTTTCGACTTGCCGGATAAAAATTGTCCAAAATGTGGTGCTAAATATAATAAAGATGGTCATGACATTCCGTTTGAAACGTTCTTAGGTTTTAAAGGGGACAAAGTTCCTGATATTGACTTGAACTTCTCTGGTGAATACCAGCCGCGTGCCCACAACTATACGAAAGTACTTTTCGGTGAAGATAACGTATATCGAGCCGGGACAATTGGTACTGTTGCCGAAAAGACTGCTTATGGTTTTGTAAAAGGATACGCAAACGATCATAACATTCATATGCGAGGAGCAGAAATTGATCGCCTCGTACAAGGCTGTACAGGAGTGAAACGAACAACGGGCCAGCACCCAGGTGGTATTATTGTCGTCCCAGATTATATGGATATTTATGATTTTTCTCCGATTCAATATCCAGCAGATGATACAAGTGCTGAATGGAGAACAACCCATTTTGATTTCCACTCTATTCACGACAACTTGCTAAAACTTGATATATTAGGTCACGATGATCCAACCGTCATTCGCATGCTGCAAGATTTAAGCGGTATTGATCCGAAAACGATTCCAACTGATGATCCAGAAGTGATGAAAATTTTTAGTGGAACTGAATCTTTAGGTGTAACGGAAGAACAAATTATGTGTAAAACCGGAACATTGGGAATCCCTGAATTTGGAACACGATTTGTCCGGCAAATGCTGGAAGATACAAGACCGACAACGTTCTCGGAGCTTGTCCAAATATCAGGTCTGTCCCATGGAACCGATGTATGGCTAGGCAATGCTCAAGAATTAATTCAAAATGGAACGTGCACATTAAGTGAAGTAATCGGTTGTCGTGACGACATAATGGTTTATTTAATTTATCAAGGATTAGAACCTTCTCTTGCTTTTAAAATTATGGAGTTCGTTCGTAAAGGGAAAGGTTTGCAGCCTGAATGGGAAGAAGAAATGAGGAAAAATGGGGTACCAGAATGGTATATTGAATCTTGTAAAAAAATTAAATACATGTTCCCGAAAGCCCACGCAACAGCATACGTGTTAATGGCTGTTCGCATCGCCTATTTTAAAGTGCATTTTCCGCTTTTATATTATGCCACTTATTTTACTGTGCGAGCAGATGATTTTGATATTGAAACGATGATTAAAGGGTCAACAGCGATTCGAGCGAAAATAGAAGAAATAAATGCGAAAGGATTAGACGCTTCTCCAAAAGAAAAAAGTTTATTAACCGTATTGGAAATGGCCCTTGAAATGTGTGAACGAGGATTTTTATTCCAAA